The following coding sequences are from one Microcoleus sp. AS-A8 window:
- a CDS encoding response regulator transcription factor, with amino-acid sequence MRILLVEDDERLTDVIAEDLTDQHYAIEVAADGQLGWELVNSFTYDLILLDVMLPKLDGITLCQQLRSQGCAVPILMLTARDTITDKVMGLDAGADDYLVKPFNLQELSARIRALLRRGSSTLPPVLEWDSLRLDPSTCEVFYEDRPVPLSPKEYSLLEFFLRNRRRVFSRAQILEHLWSFERLPEEATVKAHIRGLRQKLESAGAPNDLIETVYGLGYRLKQTS; translated from the coding sequence TATTGCAGAAGACCTCACCGACCAGCATTATGCGATCGAGGTTGCGGCTGATGGACAACTTGGTTGGGAACTCGTCAATAGTTTTACCTATGATTTGATTTTGCTGGATGTGATGCTGCCCAAACTCGATGGGATAACCCTATGTCAGCAACTGCGTTCTCAAGGTTGTGCCGTTCCAATTTTGATGCTGACAGCCAGAGACACGATTACTGACAAGGTGATGGGACTCGATGCGGGAGCGGATGATTATCTGGTTAAACCCTTTAATTTGCAGGAGTTGTCGGCTCGCATTCGAGCTTTACTGCGCCGGGGGAGTTCAACCTTACCACCTGTATTAGAGTGGGACAGTTTACGCCTTGATCCGAGTACCTGTGAAGTCTTTTATGAAGATCGTCCAGTGCCGCTTTCGCCTAAGGAGTATTCTCTGTTGGAGTTTTTTCTGCGTAACCGTCGCCGCGTGTTCAGCCGTGCTCAAATTCTCGAACATCTTTGGTCATTTGAGCGATTACCGGAAGAAGCAACCGTCAAGGCTCACATTCGTGGTTTACGGCAAAAGCTGGAATCGGCAGGAGCTCCGAACGATTTAATTGAGACAGTCTATGGTTTGGGTTATCGCCTCAAGCAGACATCCTGA
- a CDS encoding HAMP domain-containing histidine kinase — protein MFQGLRWRLLLSQLMVMAAILSVFGAGVYVFLSRNLYRQLDKKLLTLAQSAAPSLVPVKVKGSQHLERVDEVPWRDIFNRDKQSLEWFNAEGKLLASRGVLELQVPPKVGSQTLTRRQKPHQIRTFTISIFKDGSNRNHPFLEGYIRASQSTEDVDSIQQQLLWGMGMGGMMTLGFVAMGGLWLTQNAIAPIEKSFKQLQQFTADASHELRGPLSVIQASVEVMRNHPERIHPKDAKKLASIASATTQMSHLAQDLLFLARTEADVATPACEWKPISLNLVLQNLVELFESFAQEKEITFKYHSLAIASVMGDEAQLTRLISNLLENAFQYTLPEGRVVLTLAKHSRFALVNVQDTGIGIDREQLAFVFDRFWRADKARSHRVGGTGLGLAIAQTIAHRHGGKISVSSQVGVGSCFQVRLPLCN, from the coding sequence ATGTTTCAAGGTCTGCGCTGGCGTCTTTTATTGTCTCAACTGATGGTCATGGCGGCAATTTTAAGCGTCTTCGGTGCAGGAGTATATGTTTTTTTGAGCCGCAATCTTTACCGTCAACTGGACAAAAAACTGTTGACTTTAGCTCAATCGGCAGCTCCCTCGCTTGTACCCGTGAAAGTTAAAGGAAGTCAACATCTTGAGCGCGTGGATGAAGTCCCTTGGCGTGATATTTTCAATCGAGATAAACAAAGTCTGGAATGGTTCAATGCGGAGGGAAAACTACTCGCCAGTCGAGGAGTTTTGGAATTACAGGTTCCGCCCAAAGTCGGTTCCCAGACTCTAACGCGGAGGCAAAAACCACATCAAATTCGGACGTTTACCATTTCCATCTTCAAAGATGGCTCGAACCGAAACCATCCATTTCTAGAAGGCTATATTCGAGCCAGCCAATCTACGGAGGATGTAGACTCCATTCAACAGCAACTGTTGTGGGGAATGGGGATGGGAGGAATGATGACGCTGGGGTTCGTGGCGATGGGTGGACTCTGGCTGACTCAAAATGCGATCGCTCCCATTGAGAAAAGTTTTAAGCAGCTTCAACAGTTTACGGCAGATGCTTCTCATGAGCTACGCGGCCCATTGAGCGTTATCCAGGCATCGGTTGAGGTGATGCGGAATCACCCGGAGCGAATTCATCCCAAGGATGCCAAAAAGTTAGCTTCGATTGCCAGCGCGACGACTCAGATGAGCCATTTAGCCCAAGACTTACTCTTTTTGGCTCGAACCGAAGCCGATGTTGCAACTCCCGCTTGTGAATGGAAACCGATTTCTCTCAATCTCGTGTTGCAGAATTTGGTGGAATTGTTTGAATCCTTTGCTCAAGAGAAGGAGATTACGTTTAAGTATCACAGTCTTGCGATCGCGTCTGTGATGGGGGATGAAGCTCAACTAACTCGTTTAATTTCCAACTTGTTAGAGAATGCCTTCCAATATACGCTTCCTGAAGGTCGAGTGGTGCTGACTCTGGCTAAACACAGTCGTTTTGCCCTTGTCAATGTTCAGGATACGGGTATTGGCATTGATCGCGAACAACTCGCGTTTGTTTTCGATCGCTTCTGGCGTGCTGACAAAGCGCGATCGCACCGAGTGGGGGGTACGGGTTTAGGACTGGCGATCGCCCAAACCATTGCTCATCGTCATGGGGGGAAAATCAGCGTCAGCAGCCAGGTTGGGGTGGGTAGTTGCTTTCAGGTACGTCTACCTTTGTGCAACTAA
- a CDS encoding fasciclin domain-containing protein encodes MKTRTQLLLGLLGLSCLITLPVLAEKKPGQDTLNGTPSSIEQDVPATPQPVVPETVQPNSSVETAPASSNVVEKAASSENFQTLAKAIKAADLAETLAGEGPYTIFAPTDEAFAALPPGILEQLLKPENQEILVQLLKSHVVSGAVTSSQIQSGNVDTLAGTPVAIQRDKDGTVTINNAKVTQADIQASNGVIHAIDTVILPQETQSQSETTPKPVTQN; translated from the coding sequence ATGAAAACTCGAACTCAGTTACTATTGGGTCTTCTTGGATTAAGTTGCTTGATTACACTGCCGGTACTCGCCGAGAAGAAACCCGGTCAAGATACATTAAATGGTACTCCGTCATCCATCGAACAAGACGTTCCTGCTACACCCCAGCCAGTTGTTCCAGAAACAGTACAGCCTAATTCTTCTGTTGAGACTGCACCAGCCAGCAGTAACGTGGTAGAAAAAGCAGCGAGCAGTGAAAACTTCCAGACACTCGCTAAAGCCATTAAGGCAGCGGATTTAGCCGAAACTTTAGCAGGAGAGGGGCCATACACCATTTTTGCCCCTACCGATGAAGCCTTTGCGGCGCTACCGCCAGGGATATTGGAACAACTGCTAAAACCCGAAAATCAAGAAATATTGGTGCAACTGCTCAAGTCCCATGTGGTATCGGGTGCCGTCACGAGCAGCCAGATCCAGTCGGGAAATGTTGATACTTTAGCGGGGACACCCGTAGCAATCCAACGGGATAAAGACGGTACTGTTACTATCAACAATGCCAAAGTAACGCAAGCCGACATTCAAGCCAGTAACGGTGTCATTCATGCGATCGACACAGTGATTTTACCCCAAGAAACTCAGTCTCAATCAGAAACAACACCTAAACCCGTGACTCAGAATTAA
- the thyX gene encoding FAD-dependent thymidylate synthase: protein MEKFCIDVISATPNPQQVVWAAMHQDYSEQYVWDSHEKWPDESRCGELIVKHLLAGERGHYGPIEHPQITFNVGYFPHSMMQQVRTHRVGVSFDVQSFRYTGERIIHVAEGKQNVEEVFYLRPVGNYTNRQGKRYFYSEEQRTEDLKWCLEACQHYKKRIEEGLSEEHARGLIPFDARQHFVLSCNMRSLMHLLDLRWKKDAQLEAQKFCELLFVHFEKWAPYVALWYKENRAQRAKLSP from the coding sequence ATGGAAAAATTTTGTATTGATGTGATTTCGGCAACGCCAAATCCCCAACAAGTGGTTTGGGCAGCAATGCATCAGGATTATTCAGAACAGTATGTCTGGGATAGCCACGAAAAATGGCCTGATGAGTCACGTTGTGGGGAACTGATTGTTAAGCATCTACTAGCGGGGGAAAGGGGACACTATGGCCCCATAGAACATCCACAAATTACTTTTAATGTTGGCTATTTTCCCCACTCAATGATGCAACAAGTTCGTACTCATCGTGTTGGTGTCAGTTTTGATGTACAGTCATTTCGTTATACAGGTGAGAGAATTATTCATGTTGCCGAAGGCAAGCAAAATGTAGAAGAAGTTTTCTACCTCCGCCCTGTTGGTAATTACACGAATCGTCAAGGAAAGCGTTATTTTTATTCGGAAGAACAACGCACTGAAGACTTGAAATGGTGCCTAGAAGCATGTCAGCACTACAAGAAACGAATTGAGGAAGGGTTATCAGAAGAACACGCTAGAGGCTTAATTCCTTTCGATGCTAGACAGCATTTTGTCCTCAGTTGCAACATGCGATCGCTCATGCATCTTCTCGACCTGAGATGGAAAAAAGATGCCCAACTTGAAGCTCAAAAATTTTGTGAACTGCTGTTTGTTCATTTTGAAAAATGGGCACCCTATGTGGCGCTATGGTATAAAGAAAACCGTGCCCAAAGAGCTAAATTATCTCCTTAA
- the dcd gene encoding dCTP deaminase: protein MIKNDTWITEMATQGMITPFEPSIVRRVEGLPVLSYGTSSYGYDVRLSPVEFRVFRHIPGTVVDPKHFNPENLEPVQLHTDANGSYFILPAHSYGLGVALEHLAVPEDITVLCIGKSSYARVGLIANLTPAEAGWRGHLTLEFSNSSSADCRIYANEGVVQLLFLSGEPCSVSYEKRRGKYQDQPEQVVFSKV, encoded by the coding sequence ATGATTAAGAACGATACCTGGATTACCGAGATGGCAACTCAGGGAATGATTACTCCGTTTGAACCCAGCATCGTTCGCCGTGTAGAAGGACTGCCAGTGCTTTCTTACGGGACGAGTAGCTATGGTTATGATGTCAGATTATCGCCCGTTGAGTTTCGAGTGTTTCGACACATTCCCGGTACAGTTGTTGACCCCAAACACTTCAATCCGGAAAATTTAGAACCCGTTCAGCTACACACCGATGCTAACGGGAGTTACTTTATTTTACCCGCTCATTCGTATGGGCTTGGGGTAGCTTTAGAACATCTAGCCGTTCCTGAAGATATAACGGTTCTTTGTATCGGTAAAAGTAGTTATGCTCGTGTCGGTTTAATTGCGAACTTAACTCCAGCAGAAGCAGGATGGCGCGGTCATTTGACCTTAGAATTTTCCAATTCTTCGAGTGCTGATTGTCGAATTTATGCCAATGAAGGTGTAGTTCAACTGCTCTTTCTCTCAGGAGAACCTTGTTCTGTCAGTTATGAGAAGCGGCGCGGTAAGTATCAAGACCAGCCCGAACAAGTTGTCTTTTCTAAAGTTTAA
- a CDS encoding P-loop NTPase family protein: MVSQLEATTIDSPCPLPYHIEGLVQVFTASHRSFFTNVIAQALRIAGQGTPVLVIQFLKGGIGQGYEHPVRLGQHLDWIRCDLPRYIDTPELDESEHCALKQLWQYTQSVVLAGKYSLVVLDELSLAINFGLIPQDEVLAFLKKRPSHVDIILTGPQMPKAILDVADQITEIRRSQHL, encoded by the coding sequence ATGGTTTCCCAGTTAGAAGCGACCACCATTGATTCTCCTTGTCCCCTTCCCTATCACATTGAGGGACTGGTGCAAGTGTTTACCGCCTCCCACCGCAGCTTTTTTACCAATGTTATCGCCCAAGCCCTAAGAATTGCGGGTCAGGGTACCCCCGTTCTGGTAATTCAGTTCCTCAAAGGCGGAATTGGGCAAGGGTATGAGCACCCTGTGCGTTTAGGACAGCACCTCGATTGGATTCGTTGCGATCTTCCCCGCTACATTGACACACCGGAGTTGGACGAGTCAGAGCATTGCGCTTTGAAGCAGTTATGGCAGTACACTCAGAGCGTAGTATTGGCAGGAAAATACTCTTTAGTCGTTCTTGATGAACTTAGCTTAGCCATCAACTTTGGCTTAATTCCCCAAGATGAGGTGCTAGCGTTTCTCAAAAAACGCCCCAGTCACGTTGATATTATTTTAACGGGGCCACAAATGCCCAAAGCGATTCTCGATGTCGCTGACCAAATCACAGAAATTCGCCGCAGTCAACACCTTTAA
- a CDS encoding adenylate kinase, translating to MRLVILGGPGAGKGTQARKLCRQLAISEISTSDILRRAIASQSELGRQAQVYVDKGELVPDPIVIEFMRNRLLQDDAKGKGWLLEGYPRTAFQAEELDFLLDELEQQLDWAIYLEVPQSVMMNRCLERSHTLTSHPKVNTSVKNSRPDDQPEIVQRRLNLFYERTLPILEYYGYRKRLLTINGDQLPEQVEQEILQKLQI from the coding sequence GTGAGACTGGTGATTCTGGGAGGTCCAGGAGCAGGAAAGGGAACACAGGCTCGAAAGTTGTGCCGCCAACTGGCTATCTCTGAGATTTCCACCAGTGATATTTTGCGACGGGCGATCGCATCCCAAAGCGAACTGGGGCGTCAGGCGCAAGTGTATGTGGACAAAGGAGAACTCGTCCCTGATCCCATCGTGATTGAATTTATGCGAAATCGTCTCTTGCAAGACGACGCTAAGGGTAAAGGCTGGTTGCTAGAAGGCTATCCCCGTACCGCCTTTCAGGCAGAGGAGTTGGATTTTTTATTGGATGAGTTAGAGCAACAGTTAGACTGGGCGATTTACCTAGAGGTGCCCCAATCTGTGATGATGAATCGCTGCCTGGAGCGATCGCACACGCTTACCAGTCATCCCAAGGTGAATACCTCAGTAAAAAATTCGCGCCCAGACGATCAGCCTGAAATTGTACAGCGCCGCCTCAATTTATTCTATGAACGAACCCTTCCCATCCTAGAATACTATGGGTATCGCAAGCGGCTGTTGACCATCAACGGAGACCAATTGCCAGAGCAGGTAGAGCAGGAGATTTTGCAAAAACTCCAAATTTAA
- the rph gene encoding ribonuclease PH, producing MPWQRPDNRQPDELRPISFERDFTRFALSSVLTRCGNTQVLCTVTLQDGVPKFLDGTGSGWLTAEYRMLPGATPKRQEREFLKLSGRTQEIQRLIGRSLRACLDMKVLGERTLIVDADVLQADAGTRTTSITGGYVALADALDKLIKKGVLERSPLCNQVAAVSVGLLEGEPFLDLNYLEDVAAEVDFNVVMNDKLGIIEAQGTAEAGTFSRHQLNQLLDFAEKGIKELLIAQNQSLP from the coding sequence ATGCCTTGGCAGCGTCCTGACAATCGGCAACCCGACGAGTTACGTCCCATTAGCTTTGAGCGAGACTTTACTCGCTTTGCCCTCAGTTCCGTCTTAACCCGGTGCGGAAACACTCAGGTACTCTGTACTGTGACGCTGCAAGATGGAGTACCCAAGTTTTTGGACGGTACGGGAAGCGGCTGGCTAACGGCTGAGTATAGAATGCTCCCAGGAGCCACCCCCAAACGTCAAGAACGGGAGTTTCTCAAGCTTTCGGGGCGCACTCAGGAAATTCAGCGGCTGATTGGACGCAGTCTAAGAGCATGTCTGGATATGAAAGTTTTAGGAGAACGTACCCTGATAGTGGATGCGGATGTGCTCCAGGCTGATGCGGGTACTCGTACAACTTCGATCACCGGTGGATATGTTGCCCTCGCTGATGCCTTGGATAAGTTAATCAAAAAAGGAGTACTGGAGCGATCGCCACTGTGTAATCAAGTGGCTGCGGTTTCTGTAGGACTCTTGGAGGGAGAACCATTTTTAGACCTCAACTACCTTGAAGATGTCGCGGCTGAAGTAGACTTTAATGTCGTGATGAACGACAAGCTGGGTATTATTGAGGCACAAGGGACAGCAGAAGCCGGCACCTTTAGTCGCCATCAACTCAATCAACTTCTAGACTTCGCAGAAAAGGGAATTAAAGAACTGCTAATTGCTCAGAATCAATCCTTACCCTAG
- the crcB gene encoding fluoride efflux transporter CrcB translates to MALKHFINRSLQLLTTAPFLAPNVLQQPSVRTPIAISLGAIAGALSRYYLTLWFAQRFGTAFPYGTFFINLTGCFAMGFFVTLALEHVAIIPPEIRLMVTTGFLGAYTTFSTYGLESLTLLRERNFSAFSFYWVGSAILGVISVQFGIILAHFGK, encoded by the coding sequence ATGGCTCTGAAACATTTCATTAATCGCAGCCTGCAACTCTTAACTACAGCGCCATTTTTAGCTCCAAATGTACTACAACAGCCATCTGTTCGTACTCCCATAGCCATTAGTTTAGGCGCGATCGCAGGTGCTCTCTCGCGTTACTATCTCACCTTATGGTTTGCCCAACGCTTTGGCACAGCGTTTCCCTATGGCACCTTTTTCATTAATCTTACTGGCTGCTTTGCCATGGGGTTCTTCGTCACCTTGGCTTTAGAACACGTAGCAATAATTCCTCCAGAAATTCGTTTAATGGTCACAACTGGCTTTTTGGGCGCTTACACGACGTTCTCAACTTATGGGTTAGAAAGTCTTACTTTACTGCGTGAGCGCAATTTTTCTGCTTTCAGTTTTTACTGGGTTGGTAGTGCCATACTCGGAGTTATCAGTGTTCAGTTCGGCATCATCCTCGCCCACTTCGGAAAATGA
- a CDS encoding CHAT domain-containing tetratricopeptide repeat protein has product MHLRRLSLISATLFLSWSSALQMGDLTLGISGISAQAQITPDQQQLANQVTQLSLMLNRQFKRGQFRSALETLQRILAIARKKGWSQLEGEALNRIGLVYDSLGQYAQALKYYEQALVINQKVRNKAGEGVAFNNIGTVYLRLGQYPQALKYYEQALFIAKEKNNTVTQGIILHNFGTTYRQLGQFPQALKLLEQAWSIFKTEDDKRGQRATLNQIGLIYYHQGQYAQALKYHEQALAICQQVQDKIGEGQTFSRMGAVYNTLGQYADAEKALLAAIEIWEFLRFRLTDADNISFFDTNIDNYQQLQQALVAQGKTDSALEVAERGRARAFIDLLAQRQSNNPKTRPTIKSLTIKEIQQIAGVQNATLVEYSLMANQILYIWVINPTGDVAFKQVDLKSLNTSLKDLVTNSRDSIGVRGRGLGVQPTNNTATQSEKLQQLHKLLIEPITQSLPTDPNAHVIFIPQGELFLVPFPALQDKEGKYLIEKHTILTAPAIQVLQLTQEKRQNVSGTNVVVVGNPMMPSNIMNLSGEQIELSPLPGAEQEALAIAQLLNTTALTGNSASETTVRQQMTKARIIHLATHGLLDDFKQFGVPGAIALAPKRANRLNDGLLTSDEILDMELNAELVVLSACDTGRGNITGDGVVGLSRSFISAGVPSVIVSLWSVPDAPTAFLMTEFYRQWQQNPDKAQSLRQAILATMKQHPNPKDWAAFTLIGDAS; this is encoded by the coding sequence ATGCATCTTCGCCGTCTCAGCCTTATCAGCGCCACCCTGTTCCTCTCCTGGAGTTCTGCTTTACAAATGGGGGACTTAACTTTAGGAATCTCTGGTATATCTGCACAAGCACAAATAACTCCAGACCAACAACAATTAGCCAACCAGGTGACACAGTTAAGCCTGATGCTTAATCGGCAGTTTAAAAGGGGTCAGTTTCGGTCGGCGTTAGAGACGCTTCAGCGCATCTTAGCGATCGCCAGAAAAAAGGGTTGGAGTCAACTCGAAGGAGAAGCTCTGAATAGAATTGGGCTAGTTTACGATAGTCTGGGACAGTATGCCCAAGCTTTGAAATACTACGAGCAAGCCTTAGTCATTAACCAAAAAGTGCGTAACAAGGCAGGGGAAGGAGTAGCTTTCAACAACATTGGAACAGTTTACCTCCGACTGGGACAGTATCCTCAAGCCTTAAAGTACTACGAACAAGCTTTATTTATTGCCAAAGAAAAGAACAACACGGTGACGCAAGGGATAATTCTCCATAACTTTGGGACAACTTACCGCCAACTAGGACAGTTTCCCCAAGCGTTAAAGTTACTGGAGCAAGCTTGGAGCATTTTCAAAACGGAAGACGACAAGAGGGGACAAAGAGCCACTCTCAACCAAATTGGGTTAATTTACTACCATCAGGGGCAGTATGCCCAAGCTTTGAAGTACCACGAGCAAGCCTTGGCTATTTGCCAACAAGTGCAGGACAAAATAGGGGAAGGGCAGACATTCAGCAGAATGGGAGCTGTTTACAACACTTTGGGTCAATATGCCGATGCAGAAAAAGCCCTACTTGCTGCGATTGAGATTTGGGAGTTTTTGCGATTCAGATTAACTGACGCTGATAATATCTCATTCTTTGACACTAATATCGACAACTACCAACAACTGCAACAGGCTTTGGTTGCCCAGGGTAAAACTGATTCTGCTCTAGAAGTTGCCGAACGGGGGAGAGCAAGAGCATTTATAGATTTATTAGCACAGCGACAATCTAACAATCCCAAGACTCGACCCACGATCAAATCTCTAACAATCAAAGAAATCCAGCAAATTGCAGGGGTTCAGAATGCCACACTCGTTGAGTATTCACTGATGGCGAATCAGATACTCTACATATGGGTAATCAATCCTACAGGTGATGTGGCATTTAAGCAGGTTGATCTTAAATCTTTGAATACATCATTAAAAGACCTGGTTACTAACAGCCGTGATTCTATCGGTGTCAGAGGACGTGGCCTGGGTGTACAACCAACAAACAATACAGCAACTCAAAGCGAAAAATTACAGCAACTCCACAAACTGCTAATCGAACCCATCACTCAATCCTTGCCCACTGATCCCAATGCCCACGTCATTTTTATTCCTCAAGGCGAGCTGTTCCTTGTTCCCTTCCCCGCCTTACAAGACAAAGAAGGCAAATACCTGATTGAAAAGCACACCATTTTGACCGCACCAGCCATTCAGGTGCTACAGCTAACGCAGGAAAAACGGCAAAATGTATCGGGAACCAATGTAGTGGTAGTCGGTAATCCCATGATGCCCAGCAACATCATGAACCTGTCTGGAGAACAGATAGAATTATCGCCGCTACCAGGTGCGGAACAAGAAGCTTTAGCAATTGCCCAACTGCTCAATACCACGGCGCTTACGGGTAACTCTGCTAGTGAAACAACAGTCAGGCAACAGATGACTAAAGCGAGGATTATTCATCTAGCAACTCACGGGCTACTGGATGATTTTAAGCAGTTCGGCGTACCGGGCGCGATCGCACTTGCTCCAAAAAGAGCAAATCGGCTGAATGACGGTTTGCTTACGTCCGACGAAATACTAGATATGGAACTCAACGCCGAGTTAGTAGTCTTAAGTGCATGTGATACGGGCAGAGGTAACATCACGGGCGATGGCGTGGTTGGTCTATCTCGCTCTTTTATTAGCGCGGGAGTTCCCAGTGTAATTGTGTCCCTGTGGTCAGTACCGGATGCTCCTACAGCTTTTTTGATGACTGAGTTTTATCGTCAGTGGCAGCAAAATCCTGATAAAGCCCAATCGCTGCGTCAAGCCATACTCGCGACCATGAAGCAGCACCCTAACCCTAAAGACTGGGCAGCATTTACTTTGATTGGTGATGCCAGTTGA
- a CDS encoding FAD-dependent oxidoreductase, producing the protein MVNPTLTTDVLVVGGGTGGTAAAIQAARRGVRTILVSEFSWLGGMLTSAGVAAPDGNELAAFQTGLWGAFLQELRHRQTGGLDNSWVSMFSYDPRIGAKIFADWVQQLPNLKWIARQIPLEVLQQGNCITGVRFADFTVHAKITLDGTELGDLLALAQVPHRWGWDLRSAQGGSASLSQFGEPSAPISPNELTQRYPVQAPTWVVILKDFGTAEVAPEIPLPPHYTPELFAGAWDNYGAEVFMNYGRLPGDLFMINWPLHGNDYGEGVGRLVEFPEQRQQFLQEALWHTQGFAHFIQTQLGHRYGLADSIFPDAALGGGAYALHPYYRESRRLQGLVTVREQDILPVAGGRVAALPLDETGSAIASRCPLGAIASGAAGSAITSIAVGNYPNDHHYPGVNFSLKPKSLRWGGRWTGTPFTIPYGSLIPIATDGLLACDKNISVSHIANGATRLQPVVMNLGQAAGMAASLCIERGCQPRDLPVRCLQEALLQDSVAPAAIIPLFNLPANHPDWLYWQRYYLDHPEDYPATGNVSVQKLRGERLNITSRKEPLKSSTFTGYFQRREQQEYSLTLTEPGVHTGQTWMLITLEPEVDEQLQACTDQQRLTVWGRLNHSGGWLVVEKMESV; encoded by the coding sequence ATGGTTAATCCAACATTGACAACTGATGTTTTAGTGGTCGGGGGTGGTACGGGTGGTACTGCGGCTGCCATCCAAGCGGCACGTAGAGGCGTCCGAACCATCCTCGTGAGTGAGTTCTCTTGGTTAGGGGGAATGCTCACTTCTGCGGGCGTTGCAGCACCCGATGGGAATGAGCTAGCCGCCTTCCAAACCGGCCTTTGGGGTGCCTTCCTGCAAGAACTGCGGCATCGGCAGACAGGGGGGTTAGATAATAGTTGGGTGAGTATGTTTTCTTACGATCCCCGCATTGGAGCCAAGATATTCGCTGATTGGGTGCAGCAACTCCCTAACCTGAAATGGATTGCCAGACAAATCCCTTTAGAAGTTTTGCAACAAGGTAACTGCATTACAGGTGTTCGCTTCGCCGATTTCACCGTCCACGCCAAGATTACCCTGGACGGAACGGAACTGGGAGACTTGTTGGCATTGGCACAAGTGCCCCATCGCTGGGGTTGGGACTTGCGATCTGCCCAAGGCGGCAGCGCTTCGCTATCGCAGTTTGGAGAACCTAGTGCCCCCATCTCTCCTAATGAGTTAACTCAGCGATATCCAGTGCAGGCTCCAACTTGGGTGGTTATCCTCAAAGATTTTGGAACTGCCGAGGTTGCCCCAGAAATTCCCCTCCCACCTCATTACACTCCTGAGCTGTTTGCAGGTGCTTGGGATAACTACGGTGCAGAGGTGTTTATGAATTACGGGCGTTTACCTGGGGATTTATTTATGATCAACTGGCCCCTACATGGCAATGATTATGGTGAAGGTGTGGGGCGTTTAGTTGAATTTCCAGAACAGCGACAGCAATTTCTACAGGAAGCCCTTTGGCACACACAGGGTTTTGCCCATTTTATTCAAACTCAACTAGGGCATCGTTATGGCTTAGCTGACAGCATCTTTCCCGACGCTGCCTTGGGCGGGGGGGCTTATGCGCTACATCCCTACTACCGCGAAAGTCGACGCCTCCAGGGACTAGTTACAGTGCGGGAACAAGATATTTTACCCGTTGCTGGGGGGCGAGTGGCAGCTTTACCACTCGATGAAACAGGCAGTGCGATCGCTTCGCGCTGCCCCCTTGGGGCAATCGCCTCTGGCGCTGCGGGTAGCGCAATCACTTCCATCGCTGTGGGAAACTACCCCAATGACCACCATTACCCCGGTGTCAATTTCTCCTTAAAACCAAAATCGCTCCGTTGGGGAGGACGCTGGACGGGCACACCGTTTACGATTCCCTATGGGTCATTAATCCCTATAGCAACAGATGGTCTTTTAGCTTGTGATAAAAATATTTCCGTATCTCACATTGCCAATGGAGCAACCCGGTTACAACCCGTCGTGATGAACCTGGGACAAGCCGCAGGGATGGCAGCATCATTGTGCATTGAACGGGGATGTCAGCCGAGAGATTTACCCGTCAGGTGTCTCCAAGAAGCCTTATTACAAGACTCTGTTGCTCCTGCGGCGATAATTCCTCTGTTCAATTTGCCAGCTAACCATCCAGACTGGCTGTATTGGCAGCGCTACTACCTGGATCACCCAGAAGACTATCCGGCAACGGGGAATGTCAGTGTTCAAAAGTTGAGGGGTGAAAGGTTGAATATTACCAGTCGGAAAGAGCCACTAAAATCTTCAACCTTTACTGGCTATTTCCAACGCCGTGAACAGCAGGAATACAGCCTGACTCTGACTGAGCCAGGGGTTCACACGGGTCAGACTTGGATGCTAATTACGCTAGAACCAGAGGTTGATGAGCAACTTCAGGCTTGTACAGACCAGCAACGGCTCACGGTTTGGGGGCGTCTTAATCATTCAGGTGGCTGGTTAGTTGTGGAAAAGATGGAGTCCGTGTAA